The following proteins are co-located in the Paenibacillus sp. FSL H8-0079 genome:
- a CDS encoding EVE domain-containing protein produces MKPNQDSRYWIGVVSASHVNVAVEGGFAQLCHGKSALLRQMSAGDWLIYYSPRTDISTGKPLQAFTAIGQINDDRIYQYQMSESFVPFRRDLRYLPCREVKIATLLDQLTFTRGNRNWGFPFRKGHFEIGAEDFMMIASAMLEDETQSLLDISLSQKC; encoded by the coding sequence ATGAAACCAAATCAGGACAGCAGATATTGGATTGGTGTTGTATCTGCTTCTCATGTAAATGTAGCCGTAGAGGGAGGGTTTGCGCAGTTGTGCCATGGCAAGTCAGCACTGTTGCGACAGATGTCCGCGGGTGACTGGCTGATATACTATTCCCCACGTACAGACATATCAACAGGGAAGCCACTTCAGGCTTTTACCGCTATTGGTCAAATTAACGACGACAGGATATACCAATATCAGATGTCGGAATCCTTTGTACCCTTTCGCCGAGATCTCCGTTATCTTCCGTGTCGAGAAGTAAAGATCGCTACGTTGTTAGACCAGCTCACTTTTACACGCGGGAATCGTAATTGGGGGTTTCCATTTCGTAAAGGCCACTTTGAAATTGGGGCTGAAGACTTTATGATGATCGCTTCCGCGATGTTGGAAGATGAGACACAGTCACTACTGGATATTAGCTTAAGCCAGAAATGTTAA
- a CDS encoding type II toxin-antitoxin system HicB family antitoxin: MIRTYQYYAIFNFAEDGINVTFPDLPGCITCGDSVEEALLMTKEALELFLDGEPVEDIPPSQRIMPQLLNPKDKAYLIEASITYY, translated from the coding sequence ATGATTCGAACTTACCAATACTACGCAATTTTTAATTTTGCTGAGGATGGAATTAATGTTACATTTCCTGATCTGCCTGGATGTATCACCTGTGGGGATTCAGTTGAAGAAGCATTATTGATGACGAAAGAAGCACTAGAATTATTTTTGGATGGAGAACCTGTTGAAGATATTCCGCCTTCTCAAAGAATAATGCCTCAATTATTGAACCCTAAAGATAAAGCGTATTTAATTGAAGCAAGTATTACGTATTATTGA
- a CDS encoding amidohydrolase family protein, with amino-acid sequence MNTDYALKNVNLIHSDSSRNLQKNLTLLVNEQGLIQNIGRDHDLNIPSHYTTIDLSGKYIMPGLINAHVHLFADGKPFSLSVSEGMLQFAYDRILNTKFGRNVLKKRMKRNALTALHAGVTTMRSVGEFFYTDVQLRDEINNGDFVGPNLLVSGFFLSVTGGHGAPFLALVGDSPWEGRKNVRINVKHGVDLIKICVTGGVTDAKMVGEAGRLQMTVDEVAAICDEAHKIGLRVAAHVESTEGVRVALQGGVDTIEHGSEMDDDIIHLYKNNPNALNGYTALIPTLQAAYPSASLNTSVTKVSATVKENSRLVYDSMLKGVKQAIENDITIGIGTDAAMPYVTHYDMWREMDHYMRQANLNNKQVIDMVTRTNAKILGVDDVTGTVDIGKHADLIIMEQNPLEHIEALSDISMVMVKGNLIQTPSVTRIKEVDDVLNSVW; translated from the coding sequence ATGAACACCGATTACGCATTGAAAAACGTCAATCTGATCCACAGCGACTCAAGCCGCAATCTGCAAAAAAACCTGACGCTTCTCGTCAATGAACAAGGACTTATTCAGAATATTGGACGAGATCATGATCTGAATATTCCAAGTCACTACACAACCATCGACCTCTCAGGAAAATACATTATGCCTGGACTGATCAATGCCCACGTACACCTCTTTGCAGATGGAAAACCGTTCAGTCTCTCGGTCAGTGAAGGCATGTTGCAGTTTGCCTATGATCGGATATTGAACACCAAGTTTGGCAGAAACGTTTTGAAAAAACGTATGAAACGCAATGCGCTGACCGCACTCCATGCGGGTGTGACAACGATGCGCAGTGTGGGGGAATTCTTTTACACGGACGTCCAGCTGCGGGATGAGATTAATAACGGCGACTTTGTCGGCCCTAATCTGCTTGTCTCCGGGTTTTTCCTAAGTGTCACGGGCGGACATGGTGCTCCATTCCTCGCTCTGGTTGGTGACTCTCCGTGGGAAGGCAGAAAGAATGTGCGTATCAATGTGAAACACGGTGTCGATCTGATCAAAATCTGTGTTACGGGTGGCGTGACGGATGCGAAAATGGTGGGCGAAGCTGGCCGTTTACAGATGACGGTGGACGAAGTTGCGGCGATCTGCGATGAAGCGCATAAGATTGGCCTGCGGGTGGCAGCTCATGTGGAGAGCACGGAAGGCGTACGAGTGGCGTTACAAGGTGGCGTTGATACCATTGAGCACGGTTCGGAGATGGACGACGACATCATTCATTTGTACAAAAATAATCCCAATGCCCTGAATGGCTACACCGCACTCATCCCCACCCTGCAAGCTGCCTATCCATCCGCTTCACTGAATACCAGCGTAACGAAGGTAAGTGCAACGGTAAAAGAGAATTCCAGACTCGTCTACGATTCCATGCTCAAAGGCGTCAAGCAAGCGATCGAAAACGACATCACCATCGGTATAGGTACTGATGCCGCTATGCCTTACGTAACTCACTATGATATGTGGAGAGAGATGGACCACTACATGAGACAGGCCAACCTGAACAACAAACAGGTCATCGACATGGTGACCCGAACCAATGCGAAGATCCTCGGTGTTGACGATGTTACAGGAACGGTGGATATCGGAAAACATGCCGATCTGATTATCATGGAGCAAAATCCACTGGAACATATCGAGGCCTTGTCAGACATCTCTATGGTCATGGTCAAGGGAAATCTAATTCAAACACCATCTGTCACAAGAATCAAAGAAGTTGACGATGTTCTAAACTCAGTTTGGTGA
- a CDS encoding helix-turn-helix transcriptional regulator, whose protein sequence is MDQKSIIGMRLKEIRENKKIEKAEVVEKLNINYSTYSNWEAGNREPSAEMLSKLATFYRVSLDYLYGRDSEFDIENDEAIKSGPLAEVINDFKKNWNERDRSVKIKLPLYEKLFEEAGYDSSRVRFILNRLVSNHYHKLEEEHQRELRKLEQEEALEDYYNFLDRLLDATKKGSIQIGITNGRVGKETGRDIYRLVDYDISNAYKYFSLNLERNGEEWPITFQKIKDIKFSDCGDELNGRMKTWIYMDSETWRFYLNYNVKDVKSN, encoded by the coding sequence ATGGATCAAAAATCTATTATTGGAATGCGTCTTAAGGAAATTAGAGAAAATAAAAAAATTGAAAAAGCAGAGGTAGTAGAAAAACTTAATATTAATTATAGCACTTACTCCAATTGGGAAGCAGGAAATAGGGAACCATCTGCTGAAATGCTTAGTAAGCTAGCGACATTTTATCGTGTCTCATTGGATTACCTATATGGAAGAGATTCCGAATTTGATATAGAGAATGATGAAGCAATAAAGTCAGGACCACTTGCCGAAGTTATTAACGATTTTAAAAAGAATTGGAATGAGCGAGATCGTTCTGTGAAAATAAAACTACCTTTGTATGAGAAACTTTTTGAGGAAGCGGGATATGATTCTAGTAGAGTTAGGTTTATATTGAATCGGCTGGTATCTAATCACTATCATAAATTAGAAGAAGAGCACCAGAGGGAATTGAGAAAATTGGAACAGGAGGAGGCTCTTGAAGATTACTATAATTTTCTAGATCGACTTCTGGATGCGACAAAAAAAGGAAGCATTCAAATAGGTATCACAAATGGACGTGTAGGAAAGGAAACTGGTAGAGATATATACCGCTTAGTTGATTACGATATTTCAAATGCATACAAATATTTCTCATTAAATTTGGAAAGGAACGGGGAAGAGTGGCCTATAACTTTTCAGAAAATTAAGGATATAAAGTTTTCTGATTGTGGTGATGAACTAAATGGCAGAATGAAAACTTGGATATATATGGATAGTGAAACGTGGCGGTTTTACCTTAATTATAATGTTAAAGATGTAAAATCGAACTAA
- a CDS encoding DNA cytosine methyltransferase: protein MNFLDIFSGAGGLSEGFLRTGFEPIAHIERDAYACKTLETRSVYYYMKKTNNLKLYREYQESYYSTSGEREEKRRKLLSLVPEDELEPVMNLEISEATLPLIFQKIDNRLAHMKQNSVDLIIGGPPCQAYSLVGRARDEKSMEDDPRNYLYKLYVRFLTRYQPKAFVFENVPGILTAFKGTLFKNLQSYMKRVGYNIEARKLNAKYFGVLQDRKRIIIVGWRKDIEYQFPIIENQIQNHIVNDLINDLPRLFSGQSTVDSCYKSPPNNLLEEMKIRGPRDILTHHEARSNVQRDLDIYNIVVEKWNKEKSRLKYPDLPEHLITHKNLTSFLDRFKVVAGDEQYSHTVVAHISKDGHHYIHPDITQNRSLTVREVARIQSFPDDYFFEGPRTSNFVQIGNAVPPLMAERLADWFKIRLEYNTADKVK from the coding sequence ATGAATTTTTTAGATATATTTTCAGGTGCTGGAGGACTTTCTGAAGGTTTTTTAAGAACAGGTTTTGAACCAATTGCACATATTGAGCGAGATGCTTATGCGTGTAAAACATTAGAGACTAGGTCAGTATACTATTATATGAAGAAAACTAATAATTTGAAATTATACAGAGAATACCAAGAAAGTTATTATAGTACTAGTGGTGAGAGGGAAGAAAAAAGGCGCAAACTTTTATCTCTAGTTCCTGAGGATGAGTTGGAGCCTGTAATGAATCTTGAAATTTCTGAAGCTACTTTACCATTAATATTTCAAAAGATTGATAACAGACTAGCTCATATGAAACAGAATAGTGTAGACCTAATTATTGGTGGGCCTCCTTGTCAAGCTTATTCACTAGTTGGTAGAGCAAGAGACGAGAAAAGCATGGAAGATGATCCTAGGAATTACTTGTATAAGTTATATGTAAGATTCTTAACAAGATATCAACCTAAAGCGTTTGTCTTTGAAAATGTCCCAGGTATTTTGACTGCGTTTAAAGGAACGTTGTTTAAGAACTTACAATCCTATATGAAAAGAGTGGGTTATAATATTGAAGCGCGGAAATTAAATGCGAAATACTTTGGAGTACTTCAAGATAGAAAGAGAATTATTATTGTTGGTTGGAGAAAGGATATTGAATATCAATTTCCAATAATCGAGAATCAAATTCAAAATCATATTGTCAATGACTTAATAAATGATCTTCCTAGACTTTTTTCTGGACAATCAACTGTAGACAGTTGTTATAAATCTCCTCCTAATAACTTGTTGGAAGAAATGAAAATTAGAGGTCCAAGAGATATTCTTACACATCATGAGGCTAGATCAAATGTACAAAGAGATTTAGATATTTATAATATTGTAGTAGAGAAGTGGAACAAAGAAAAGAGTCGTTTAAAATACCCTGATCTACCAGAGCATTTGATTACACACAAGAATCTTACTTCATTTCTTGATAGATTTAAGGTGGTTGCTGGGGATGAACAGTACTCTCATACCGTAGTCGCTCATATATCAAAAGATGGTCATCATTATATTCACCCAGATATAACGCAAAATCGTTCTCTTACTGTTAGAGAAGTAGCTAGAATCCAATCATTTCCAGATGATTATTTTTTTGAAGGGCCGAGGACTTCTAATTTTGTGCAAATCGGCAATGCAGTTCCTCCTTTGATGGCTGAGAGACTAGCAGATTGGTTTAAAATTAGATTGGAATATAATACTGCCGATAAGGTGAAATAA
- a CDS encoding DinB family protein, with translation MRSTTEVLKSLETAVERYLAELNKLDMGSLLKKQSEEEWSIGQMYVHLIQSALFLHLHNIEQCLSSEDSTLNSGEEKTELGRQVFELGQFPPVPVKVPASPQYTPQPPESMESLIDGLYMVVERMRSTEPLLYQASVNNKIRHPRLGALNAQEWFLLIEMHYRHHFLQLDRLISNLEM, from the coding sequence ATGAGAAGTACAACGGAAGTATTGAAATCATTGGAAACGGCAGTAGAACGATATTTGGCAGAACTGAACAAATTGGATATGGGTAGCTTACTTAAAAAACAAAGTGAAGAGGAATGGTCCATTGGACAGATGTATGTACATTTGATTCAATCAGCGCTTTTCTTGCATCTGCATAATATTGAGCAGTGTTTGAGCAGCGAGGATTCGACGTTAAACTCGGGTGAGGAAAAAACTGAACTGGGTAGGCAAGTGTTTGAATTAGGACAATTCCCTCCCGTTCCCGTTAAAGTACCCGCTTCCCCGCAGTACACCCCGCAACCACCTGAGAGCATGGAGTCCTTGATCGACGGGCTTTACATGGTCGTGGAACGGATGAGAAGTACAGAACCCCTTTTATACCAAGCATCGGTAAACAACAAAATACGTCATCCAAGGCTTGGCGCTCTAAACGCTCAGGAGTGGTTTTTGTTGATAGAGATGCACTACAGACATCATTTTTTACAATTGGATCGATTGATATCGAATCTGGAAATGTAA
- a CDS encoding ATP-binding protein: MSQLGEQLIKDETIAVLELIKNAYDADARNVEVIMRDTDDLQSATIIIEDDGDGMTLDIVKNYWMEPGTDNKEKKLKKMIQENIKSSLNRLPMGEKGIGRFGVHKLGHKVTLITRSENEQEVFLSIDWSIFDSNKYLSDVSIDIIERPPTQLFTNGSPKGTRIIIENLKTPWTRGKVRDLQRAITSLNSPFEALDAFKVNLKVSNPEWLKGLISYDDIKDYALFKVKMTLDKNKILNYEYEFKPWNNLDKLDYRNNHIDEIEMKKLDNLKDDRKKTKKMFVPIDLSEYDIGSIEIELLGFDLDSSLLKFGEVSDTSGLKKYLKTNGGIFVYRDKIRIYSSEESDWLGLNAKRVNSPADKISTNLVLGSVKIERSQSLGLQEKTNREGFIEDLAYEKFRDAVLFAVEKFEHDRALDKYLIRKYYGATSKSEPLIAEVASLREKIEMKVSDNSLKNEIFGCLDNIERDYQHITGVYQKSSSIGLSMSVVLHEIDKVISELERVIDENQTSQHVRKLVERLGSLTDGYASVVKSGRLKKFNFKDVISQALFLVDFRLAAHEIQVVENYLNKTDDFIVKGNENLITSNIINIIDNAIWWLSYVEVPNKKIYFDITREISGYLSIIIADNGKGFTIPTEMITKPFITDKTGGMGLGLHLASEIMKQHSGQIIFPDYYDLELPLEYKHGAIIALAFKEEE; encoded by the coding sequence ATGTCTCAATTAGGTGAACAGTTAATTAAAGATGAGACAATTGCAGTCTTAGAACTTATTAAAAACGCTTATGATGCTGATGCAAGAAATGTTGAAGTAATAATGAGAGATACAGACGATCTACAATCTGCTACGATAATTATCGAAGATGATGGAGATGGAATGACGCTCGACATTGTTAAAAACTACTGGATGGAACCCGGTACAGATAATAAAGAGAAAAAATTAAAGAAAATGATACAAGAAAACATAAAAAGTTCACTTAACAGATTGCCTATGGGTGAAAAGGGAATTGGACGTTTTGGGGTTCATAAATTAGGACATAAGGTTACATTGATAACTCGTTCCGAAAATGAACAAGAGGTTTTTTTAAGTATTGATTGGTCGATATTCGATTCTAATAAATACTTATCAGATGTGTCTATTGATATCATTGAGCGTCCCCCAACTCAGTTGTTTACTAATGGTAGTCCCAAAGGCACTCGTATAATTATAGAAAATTTAAAAACTCCGTGGACGAGAGGAAAAGTGAGAGATTTACAACGTGCAATAACCTCACTAAACTCCCCATTTGAAGCATTAGATGCGTTTAAAGTGAACTTGAAAGTGAGCAATCCTGAATGGTTAAAGGGTTTAATAAGTTATGATGATATTAAGGATTATGCATTATTTAAGGTAAAGATGACGTTGGATAAAAACAAAATTCTTAACTATGAATATGAGTTCAAACCTTGGAACAACTTAGATAAATTGGATTATAGAAACAATCATATTGATGAGATTGAAATGAAAAAATTAGATAACTTAAAAGATGATAGAAAAAAAACTAAAAAAATGTTTGTTCCTATTGATTTATCTGAATATGATATTGGTTCAATTGAGATTGAATTATTGGGGTTTGATTTGGACTCCAGTTTACTTAAATTTGGAGAAGTTTCTGACACTTCAGGGTTAAAGAAATATTTGAAAACAAACGGTGGTATTTTTGTATATCGAGATAAAATTAGAATTTACTCTTCAGAAGAGAGTGATTGGTTGGGATTAAACGCCAAAAGAGTTAATAGTCCAGCTGATAAAATTAGTACCAATCTAGTACTTGGAAGTGTAAAGATTGAGCGTAGCCAAAGTTTAGGTTTACAAGAGAAGACTAACCGTGAAGGATTTATAGAGGATTTGGCATATGAAAAATTTAGAGATGCTGTACTTTTCGCTGTTGAAAAATTTGAACATGACCGCGCATTAGATAAGTATCTTATAAGAAAATATTATGGTGCCACCTCTAAATCTGAACCATTAATTGCAGAGGTTGCTTCGTTAAGGGAAAAGATCGAAATGAAAGTGTCAGACAATTCATTAAAAAATGAAATATTCGGATGCCTTGATAACATTGAACGTGATTATCAACATATTACAGGTGTTTACCAAAAAAGTTCAAGCATAGGCTTAAGCATGAGCGTTGTTTTACATGAAATAGATAAAGTTATTTCTGAACTAGAGCGCGTAATTGATGAAAATCAAACTTCTCAGCATGTCAGGAAATTAGTGGAAAGACTTGGGAGTCTTACAGATGGATATGCTTCAGTTGTTAAATCTGGTCGTTTGAAAAAATTCAATTTTAAAGATGTAATTAGTCAAGCATTATTTTTGGTGGATTTCAGATTGGCAGCACATGAAATTCAAGTTGTTGAGAATTATCTTAATAAAACTGATGATTTTATCGTAAAAGGTAATGAAAATTTAATTACAAGTAATATAATAAATATCATTGATAACGCAATTTGGTGGCTGAGTTATGTTGAAGTCCCTAATAAAAAGATCTATTTTGATATAACAAGAGAAATATCAGGTTATCTAAGTATTATTATAGCGGATAATGGTAAAGGGTTTACCATACCAACAGAAATGATTACCAAACCTTTTATTACTGACAAAACAGGTGGAATGGGTTTAGGACTTCACTTAGCTAGCGAAATTATGAAGCAACATAGTGGTCAAATTATATTTCCAGATTATTATGATTTAGAATTACCATTAGAGTATAAGCATGGTGCAATTATTGCATTAGCATTCAAGGAGGAAGAATAA
- a CDS encoding TetR/AcrR family transcriptional regulator — translation MVQAKKDEVRKEIEYAALKVFFEKGYVDAKMSDIADEINISVGNIYTYFKNKKELFYAVVPPDLVDYLKNVLVETIHFDNQTLFEETDSERKSALLQEQVDVLRKYRNQIVIIFEKNKGTIYTNAKNELVELMIETKKAYLKNQYKRYEIGTEENLILLNILAHNVIDMNLDLLKRDMSEDSRKQIFEALYVYRLYGMKSLNE, via the coding sequence ATGGTGCAAGCCAAGAAAGACGAAGTCAGAAAAGAGATTGAATATGCGGCGCTCAAGGTCTTTTTTGAAAAAGGCTATGTGGATGCCAAGATGAGCGATATCGCGGATGAGATCAATATTTCTGTGGGCAATATCTATACTTATTTTAAGAACAAGAAAGAACTATTCTACGCCGTCGTGCCGCCGGATCTGGTGGATTATCTGAAAAATGTGCTAGTGGAGACGATTCACTTTGATAACCAGACCTTGTTCGAGGAAACGGATAGCGAGCGAAAGTCGGCGCTGTTGCAGGAACAGGTAGACGTATTACGGAAATATCGGAATCAGATTGTAATTATCTTCGAAAAGAATAAAGGCACCATCTACACCAACGCCAAGAATGAACTTGTTGAGCTGATGATCGAAACCAAGAAGGCCTATCTGAAGAACCAATATAAACGGTATGAGATTGGTACCGAGGAGAACTTGATTTTGCTGAACATCCTCGCACACAATGTGATCGACATGAATCTGGATCTATTGAAGCGAGATATGAGTGAGGACAGCCGGAAGCAAATATTCGAAGCGTTGTATGTATACAGACTGTACGGTATGAAGAGTCTCAACGAATAA
- a CDS encoding YdeI family protein, producing the protein MTDTSGNRKVDGYLKKLKTWKEESTKLREIIRDFELTEDMKWMHPCYMLDGKNIVLIHGFKEYVAILFFKGALLKDTHGLLIQQTENVQAERQLRFTSLEQIVEQEAMIKAYIQQAIEVEQAGLQVEMKKTAEYSVPEELQQQFDENPAFRDAFEALSPGRQRAYLYYFSQPKQSKTKVSRIEKYMQPILEGKGLND; encoded by the coding sequence ATGACGGATACAAGTGGGAATCGCAAAGTTGACGGTTATTTGAAGAAACTCAAAACGTGGAAGGAAGAGTCCACGAAGCTGAGAGAGATTATTCGGGATTTTGAACTGACAGAGGATATGAAGTGGATGCATCCTTGTTACATGCTGGATGGGAAAAACATCGTTTTAATCCATGGATTCAAAGAGTACGTAGCCATTCTATTTTTCAAAGGTGCTCTGCTTAAGGATACACACGGCCTCTTAATCCAGCAAACGGAGAATGTACAGGCAGAACGCCAGCTTCGCTTCACCAGTCTGGAGCAGATTGTGGAGCAGGAGGCTATGATCAAAGCCTATATCCAGCAAGCGATTGAAGTGGAACAAGCCGGATTGCAAGTGGAGATGAAAAAGACTGCCGAATATAGCGTTCCCGAGGAACTTCAACAGCAGTTCGATGAGAATCCTGCTTTCCGAGATGCATTTGAAGCACTCTCACCCGGACGGCAGCGGGCATATCTCTATTATTTTTCACAACCAAAGCAATCCAAAACAAAAGTGTCACGAATCGAGAAGTACATGCAGCCGATCCTGGAGGGCAAAGGATTGAATGATTAG
- the yidD gene encoding membrane protein insertion efficiency factor YidD, which translates to MPSEEELIRLLHTHHEENDPRSSFYIRTHVIPEIDWLKSLLNVTLALFAGLIISMICFYLLNPFIPVYALLSAQIVFIASMFFIVLRRVRAILIWSIRIYQRFAPIEVRNKCRFEPSCSVYMIQAIEKYGAIKGISLGIQRLRKCNINGGGYDYP; encoded by the coding sequence ATGCCATCCGAAGAAGAACTTATTAGACTCTTACATACACATCATGAAGAAAACGACCCTCGAAGCAGTTTCTATATAAGAACTCATGTTATTCCAGAAATCGATTGGTTGAAGTCTTTGCTTAACGTTACACTTGCATTATTCGCAGGGCTAATCATCTCTATGATCTGTTTTTATCTCTTGAATCCATTCATTCCAGTATATGCTTTGCTGAGCGCCCAGATTGTTTTCATAGCAAGTATGTTTTTCATCGTTCTACGACGTGTTAGAGCAATCCTGATATGGAGTATTAGAATTTATCAACGTTTTGCCCCCATTGAAGTGAGGAACAAATGTCGTTTTGAACCAAGCTGTTCTGTGTATATGATTCAAGCTATTGAGAAATACGGGGCGATTAAAGGTATTTCCTTGGGCATCCAGCGTCTTCGCAAATGTAATATCAACGGTGGAGGATATGATTATCCATAA
- a CDS encoding helix-turn-helix transcriptional regulator, translating into MAKKVVVNIHKLTEKHNISLRELARLSDIRHAALSELQSGKRENINFAHIERIAEALDIDDIKEIIEIKDI; encoded by the coding sequence ATGGCAAAGAAAGTCGTCGTCAATATTCATAAGCTCACGGAAAAACATAATATCTCGCTACGCGAACTGGCAAGATTGTCTGATATCCGACACGCTGCGTTGAGTGAGTTGCAGTCTGGGAAGCGAGAGAATATTAACTTTGCTCACATTGAACGGATCGCAGAAGCTTTGGATATTGATGATATAAAGGAAATTATTGAAATTAAAGATATTTAG